aaacacacacacacacacaacgtctaagttatttttttgaaaaccagaaaaaaaaaaaatcctttggaTGAGTCCTGGACTCAAATCCCCAGTGTGACTAATTATTCCTGCACTAGCACTACTGGCACATGTACCTTttttttgattaaaagaaaaacaactcatTGTGCGAATGTCAAACTTTACTACACTCACCAAATATGATTTTGAACAGCAAGGAACAAGGTGAAAAGGcaacacacaagcacactcaAGTGTTGGCTATATGTATTATTAGTATCTCTAAATGTTCCTTCGGCTGCCTCTGGACAAAAAGTTAAGTTCTGCATAAACAGGCATAAACTGACACATCAGCCTGTGACAGAATGTGGAAATATGAGCAGAATTTTCCTCCACCAACCTGTGCTAATCAGTTTTCCAAGGATATTCACGGAAGTGGAGGACAACAGCTGTCACTTCATACTAATGCCATACAGAGGAAACTAGGCTTACTCCACTCCCTGGAATCTCGgcttttttacatttcattctCTTGCATTCTTCCTCTTCATTTCACCTTTTGCATTATGCCTCTTAACCTGCTCTCCTTCCATATATCCTTCCCTCACTCTGCTATTGCTATTCAGCCCCGACAGCCTTCCTGTGGCCAGCTGGGAAAGGATATAAGATTCTACAAATTAAATTGGACACAGGTACAACTGCAAAGATGGACTAAGAAAATGGTCCCACTCACCATTCATAATGCACAAGCGCCTCTAGAATTCCATTTTTCTGTAAACATAACAATTAGTGCAGCATTTGGTTTGGTATTCTGTGGTAGAATAAGCACCCAGACGTCGCATAAGACTTTTGCTGATCATTTAAGAGCTTGTGCACCTCTGCAAAGAGAGCTCAGTTGAACAGAAGAGATCCAGCTGCCTTCCTTGTTATCGTTAAAGAGGCTCTGCATTACTGTGAAGAGCATAAAGATCACATTCAGCCTGATTACAGGTTAACATGGCAAACATTAAGCTTTCACAGAACCCCATCATGAGTTAATACACATGCTGCATGAAAGTTAGGAGCTTCCACTGGAGCTTGCCATGCTATGATGAAAGGTCCAAAGCATAATTATGTCTCTATTTAAATTATTATGAGGGAAATTATGCATGTAGCTTAATCCCTATGTTCTTTTCACTGCTAGAATATGATTGGTTTTAGAGTGGCAGTGCCTTGGTCTTAGCTCTGCCACATTAAACTGCAGTACAATTGTGCAGAAACTGTGCTGGAATTCCCAACTCCCATATTAATATGCAACTAAATTGAATTTTTTCATCTCACGCTGCTGTAGGAATGCATCCTTATTGCTCTCTCATGCCGGCGTACACATGCAGATCCTCAGAAACAATACGCTTATTCAATGTCAAATACAAGTGAGTaagtaataatagtaaaaatagcaagaataataaaattgaataaaaaaaatggaaagactGCTGTGGGATAAATATGCGAGGGCTCCGCAAAGGACTGAAATTCCTCTTAAGGTATCAGTTTGAACCCATTTTTGCAGTGTCGAGCAATGCATTGACAAAGTATACAACCACATaagcatttgtttgtttatggttATGGGTAGTGACGTTCCAGTATAAGGTCATGGTGGCTGCTCCTGCAGTGATGTATCCATTATTGATCTCCTTCCTGGAGCTGCCTGTGTGTTTAATGGGCTGGCCAAACTATTATCCGTAGGCTTTATTGACAGTATTGACAGACATGCTGAGAGGGGAAGTGCAAACAGCAGCAAGTCATCCCAGCCATGCGTTGACCCTAGAGATGTAGATGCCATGGGGCCTTCAAAGCGATGTTTTTTTGAATGTTGGCTCATTCTGTCGGCCCTCTCCGTGGTCTTTTTTTGGCATATATTGACACTCGCTCGCTGTCATATGATGACAAAATGGACCGAAGTGAGGAATTTGAGATCACTCATGCTTGCAAACATTGCTGTGGAGCTGTGTTTCAGGTTGCAGACTTTTGTTGGTAGACTGTATGAGGTGTTGTCATCTTTTCATGATTGTTAAACATACACAAGGCCAGAAAGCAAAGTACTTCCAAAGCAAACCAAATGACTGATCTTTTGTAAACATCACATTGTAAATGCTTTGTATTATCAAACGAAAGGACCAGCAAATGCACAAGGTGGAGGTCAGACAGAAATGTTTCCAAATAAAGGTGTGTAAAAAGTGAGAATCCTGGTTTTCTTTTTGAGCATGCACTGCACATCTACACCTGTCTATATGATAAatacaaagagagagagcgagagagaaaaGCAGAGTCGTCCCACTTTAGGGACCATCTCTATTGAAGTGGATGTGCAGCCTCCATAGAATCTAATTGAGACAATCGACCTAATCCCTAAATGAGACAGTCTACAGATATTCACAAAACCTGCACTGGCACTTTATTTACTAAAGTGCCAGTGCAGGTTTTTGGGTCTTTATAGCAAAAATACAATACAGCAATGAAAATAATACTACACTCACATACTAAAAGAAGAACAATTTGCTATTTATTTAATGTGGACAGTTAAAATTATATCGATACATTGTGATTGAAGAAATGTATTTATGTTGGAAATTCTGTACACTCTGAAATGTCTAACCATATGAGCTGATTTGGATCAAGAGCAcaaatttttatatatataggaaatattcattgtttcttttacaTAGTGGGATAAGAAGGCTGCACTAAGATGAGTCTTTGGGGTGGAACAGTTGACTGGTTGTTATGTATTTGCTCTTTAAATGCAGATTTCGAAGGCTGTCCCTGAAATGAGTCACAACTACAGAGAGGAAGTGAGAGACTGAGAGAAGGGGCAGCTTTGCAATTCACACAATGGGTTTCTAACAGGTTTTGTGGCCTGAGGCAATTTAAATTCACTTCACACATAAATTACTATACTACCTTTAAATACGAGTGAGACACAGCAAAATTGCCAAGAAATTTTGTTGTCCCACAACACCATTGGTATGCTTGCAGAGAAACGTTTAATGAAAAGCAGCTGAAAGTGAATTTCAATTATAGCAAATGTAAATTTGAGGAGAATATGCAGGCACACAGCAGTCATTCTGGTTTAGGGTACACAACCACAGGTGAGAAGTATGGGACTGTGGTGTGAACACATCCAAAACTGTCGCTAATGTTCCGCTGATCTCAGGGCACAGTGACACTTCAAAACGTATCTCCAGCGGTTTGTTATGTGACATTTTCTTCTGCAGAGCTATAAAAAGAAGTGCTGCTACTCACCCGTCTCCACGTCGGTGATCACAGCCGTGTTGTCAAATGAGCCGGTGAGGAGGTGTCGCCCACAGGGGGTCCAACAGGCATCACGCACAGCTCCAGAATGGCAGGTGTAAACCCTAAGGCATCGCCCGCTCTCTGCTCCATCCCACACCTGCCAGACATGGGTACATCGCATCAAGCCAAAGTCACAAATACACAGAGACTGCAATGGCAAAGTCATTTTACTGACTGTGCACAAGCTTCAAAACAAAGCCTCTGTAGCGCTGAATTTGTTGTATGAAATACAAAGTTTGAGAAAATGGAACAACTTGAACTGGCAGGAATACATTCTGATTTTAAAGTACATTGTATCAGTATATTGCGCTTAATCTGTGTGGGTTACGTTGACTTATTACATCACTGATACAGGAGAAAAAATCTCTttgaaaggttaaaaaaaaagtactgtAGGCATGCGACATTGACCCTGCATCCCTTGCATGGCCTGATGTAACAACGTGAAGTACAAGAGAAAGAAGCAGTGGAAAAGATGAAACATCAGATGGTCTGGACATGCTGTACTTTCCCACACATCCAAAAAGAAAGAACCGGAATGCTTTACTGAGAATCTAAGATCAGACTTGGAGGTCACTGCACTCCCCATTGGAAAGGAATTTCAAAGTTTAAATTTTCTGTGGTGCTTTACAGAGCTATCCAAAGTGTCCTCCGGCATTAAAAGTTGTGTCTGTGCGAATAAGAACTATTAGATACAGTCTGTCACTTTCCGAAAGAACAGAGATATAATCTTCGCCACTCTCACCAAAATTCTTCtgcaatgaaacaaaatgaaccCGTTTAGAAAAAAAGGTCGCTGGAAAAACTGGCACAATCAAATCGGGTCTTTTTGTGGGatttaacagcaaaaacaacctTTCTAATTAATGAATCAAACTAATTTCCTTTGAGTGGGGCCACAAATCAATTCCCAGCGGGGTGTAATGGCTCTAATGGTTTTGCATTGTCAGAGGTTTCTGTGCTaacagacagagcagaggagacGAGAGCCCAGCTGCTTTCTGTTCAATGTTACAGACATGACTACACAGCGACAACACCACCTTGTTGGTTCGAACATATCATGGTGAAAATAAAGTGTGTTAATGAAGGAGGTGTTAAGAAGCCAGACTGTTCtattgttgatttttgtcttcAGTCATTGTACTAATGTTGGCAATATCACTTGGCAAACATGTTGATAAGTAttgtgacatgttttttttgttggttttcctGCTGGTAATAGTATGATTTTCTGTTAGACATGCCAACAGACAAAAGCTTCTCCCTGAAGCCCAGCTTGAAATCCAATGGGTGGTCTGGTCTGGTGCCCATGGACGTGAGGTATTACACTAATGATGAAGTATTTTTGCTTCTCCGGCGTTGCCTGGGCCACAGAGGAACATTGAAGATCTATGGGGCACTGTAGAtccctctctgcctccctctgcGTTTCATTATTAAATATGGCTTCTCTATACAGCATATGAAGCACACTGAGAAGCACTGTACCACAGCTCCCACAGGAGAGGGGGAAGAGAGATGGACAAAGAAGAGTGACATATCCATCCGACAGGCAGTAGTTTAGCAAACAGAATGCCAGAGATGCCTTCagggtgggggaaaaaagtaacagagagagaaagagacggaGACAGAAAGTCAGGCTATTAATTGCAAAAAGCTAAATATTGGAGGAATACATGTATTAGATATATTTCTATTTAATGTGCAACAGGACATTCTTCTTCTCCGTCTCATTTGTGGCTCAGGGAAACACTGCCATCTCAAGGCAACACggaaatctgttaaaaaacaacTGATGATATCAGCGTTTGCTACAAAAACCTAAAGAATACTAAGCTGAACAAACTAAGTCATAACAAGTCTGACAAGGGGCCATGTTGCATAAGCTCTATCTCCTCACTGCCTCTtataaatgacaacaataacGATATGCGCCACTGCAAAAACTGTTCAATGCACACACAGTTGCAGTAATCCAATACAAAGCACGACTTGTGCATCAGCGAAAACGAGTGCTTGTTTATTTGCGCCCCCTTTAATTTCACCGGCCACTTAACAGACATGCAGAGCGGATCCTTGCAAATGACTCATTGGGGTAATCTGCCTTCCTAGATGACTCTTGGTAATTAAAACTAAATTGGTATTCGTGTTATCAACTTAAAACTGCTGCTTTACACCTGCCGTAGCCATGGTGACAACAGCTGCAAACAGGCTGGAATAATAATAGTCTGACAGAcaggatggaggaagagaagTCGGAAGCCTGAAGGGCGTCGGTGAAGAAACACGAGCACAAAGAGGAGAGAGTTAGGATTTCATTGATTATGCCCCCTTCTCCGTCTTCAGCCGAGcaaaatagaaaacaatagCTGCAGTCACAGAGCTGAAAGCCCTGATAAATATAGCTATACAGTATGTCAGTAAGAAAGCAATAATGTATGACAAGCTTCCATAACtttaggaaaaacaaaacaatgccaCATAAGCAAAGTGGCATTTTCACATCTGTGACTGTAACTTTCTGCACAGACAGCCTtgcaaatattattttacttcTTCAATTTATCACTTACCATACAGAAAAGTTAATGGGTATTCAACAATGTTTAATTTGATATTGTCTAGACTGTATATCACAAAagcttcttttttcaaaaacaaagagTGCTAAATAGTTCCTAGTTACAGATCAACAGACTTAGTTATTTGGTGGTTTCTTTTGTATAAAATAATAGTACGCTGATTTTATTCGAGTTTTTGGAATGTTGGTAAGACCAAATACGCTGCTTCGATATGTCACCGACTGTGAGCTACATACAtcatacataataataataaagccaATAATTACAGCTAAAACCTAATCACAGTGTTTACAATgggaaaaaacactgaaaaatacaatCCATTACAGTGCTGCACAGTTCTGAgaagaaaataatgattttttctAATCAAAGATATTCGGTTTAGTATCATATgacacagaaaagcagcaatttttttttactattgaTAAGCTGAATGTAGCAAATGCTTCACTATAAACATCATTAATCATCATGATGAGCGAACAAGTTTATAAAGCCAgataaataaatgctgaaaatgattttttagaAGTGTCTAGCAGTTCGCTTACTCCATGGTGAGGTTAATTTTCTAGTGACTATCGACTAGTAAGACCTTGCAAAATTTGtctattgttgtttttggtgcCCATGGTACTAAAATTCCTACAGATATTAGAAAAGCAGATATTTATATTATTGCACCAAATAAGGAAGCATATCGTATTGTTTGCTATTTACTCATTAAACAGAGTTAAGCAAAGAACATGAGGCCATTTCTCTGGCAAAGTCTTATAACTTTAAAGTATATACTTTTAAAGCAAAGTTAACTGTTACTGTTTAATATTGAAGAGCTATGCAGCAAATAATCACAACTTTCAGTACTAATGACTGGTTATTATGATTAAGaaacaaattatataaataactgtttggtcaataaaatgttggaaaataatgaaaaaacgTCCATCAAGATTTGGTGAAACCtgcttacatttttcatttagcatgATTTATCCAGGGCTGCAGTGCTGCAGTGTATAGCACTTGcgccttgcagtaagaagatcccgggttcaaatcccagagtaggcctgggatctttctgcatggagtttgcatgttctccctgtgcatgcatgggttttctccgggcactccagctttctcccagagtccaaaaatatgctgaggttaattggctgTTCTAatttgtctgtaggtgtgaatgtgagagtgattgtttgtctgtatatgtagccctgtgacagactggcgacctgtccagggtgtcccctgccttcgcccaagtaagctgggataggctccagcacccccgcgaccctaatgaggataaagcggtgtatagaggatggatggatgatttatcCATTAAAATCCCCCtcaaaacagtccaaaactcccagatttttaaaaggaaaagaaaaaaacagcaattattCTCACTATTTCTTCTCAAATCACAAACtgatgcattattaaaaccgatgctatttttttcctgttgattAGCTCCACTtaatatttcttattttattttgctattACAATAATCGCTGTCCAAATGCCTGAATTCAATAAGCTGAATAAGTGGTATGAATAAAGTTATGTGATGAATTTAACCAGCTGAAAATCCACATATTAAAGTGTGTAATATGACTCAAAAGATATGCTCACGGCTAAGTATAAGAATTTCACATTCCTCCATCTACTGGTATCACAGAAAACAACTGGTTGAACAGTCTGGGATAGACAAGAAGAGATAATCCTTGCATACAAACAACCAGGTCTTCTCCTCCCTTCCCCTGCTAGTCTCCACCATCTGCTCCAAACAGCCCTTTGCAGGTGCCAGAAGAGGTGGCTGCCACACTGCCGCACTTGTATGATTATGCAAATCAACTCattcatatttaaattattaattattcCGAGTTCTCATAGGATACTGGTGGCGTAAGCAATTTCATACACGGATAAAAATATTTAGTCGCTAGTAGGAAGATACCTGAAATGCTTGACCTTTACAATAAGGAAATGAAGGATTGTTTTCCAGGTGTGAATAAAGAACAAGAGGGGGACAGTAAATCAGAAATAGtgagacacacagagaagccggggggggggggggggggggggcgagaGCGAGGAAGTCCTGTGGGTCCTGACATACATTCAACTGACAGTGACAGATACGATTCTACAGAAAGTGGTTTGTGGTGGTACATATATAAATTGAGGCAGCAGGGCAGATATTATGTCTCTGCCTGTATCACCGTGCCAATTACAATGAATGTCAGGTAAGTGATTATCCCCTCAGACCTCCCCAGTGCACTTGGCACCTACCTGAAACTGTACTGATAAATGGATTTTTGCCCTATAAAAAACTGCTCAAGACCACAGCATGGAGCTGCCAACTACAGGTCTGAGTATCCTAACACGAGTATGAACAACAAGTGATTACTTTAATTGTATAATCCAGGTTAATTAACAGATTAAACTGAAACACTCTTCAGAGTTTTGCACTAAAGAAACACTGAATCCTGCTTTTATACGTTCTAAGGCTAGGTAACACTATACATCAATCGTCTAACTGTGGCTGCCATTACCTTGAAAGTCTTGTCCATGGAggcagacagcagcagatgaCTGAGATGAGGCACTGGACACCACTGCACTGTGTTGACTGGGCCCTGGTGGCCTCCCAGGCTCATCAGTGGCCTCCTGGGGATCCCCGCTGCACTGGGCTTTTCAGTAAGATACGGCTTCAATTTTGCTGATACATTCGAGAGAATTTGGCTTTCTCTGGTCTGATTCCCCAGTCCTTGTTCTGCTGTGTATTTTAGGTCCACTGTCTCTACTGAAGTGGCACATCGCTGTCTCTTAGGGATGTACGGTCTGACACCAGACGAGGCAGTCAGTTGTCTTTTTGCTGGGTTTGAAGCATCGCTGGAGCTCTGTGGCATGCAAGGAAGAGACTGCAGGGGTGCCATCTTCCCCTGAGTCTCAGGTAAGCTCAGAGGAGCTGCAGTGTCTCTAAAATGTTTATCTTCGGCTGCCCCAACACTACAATATTTTCTCTCCAAATCGGTGTAATTCTGTGGCTGGGGATAAGGACATATTGAAGAACTGCTTCTTTCTGAAGTATTTCCATGATATTCCAACACTGTCCAGTCAGGGGCAAAACTTCCAGGGCTGGGTGTTACCTCAGAGTTATTACACTCCACATCTGCTTGGTTTTGTTCACAGCCTACAGTGTGGACAGCTGATGCTCTGTCCTCCCTTTGATCCAATGAGTCATCCTCTGACTCTGAATCATCATAGTCTACTAATGCAGACATCTTCACGTGACACTGAAAGTAAAGATGCATCAGGTGAGTTACAGTACAAGTTAACTCATTAGAGGCCTGATGCTGACATCTAGTGGTGATTTGAATTCCTACAACTGAAGGTAGTTACAGACTTGTTTAGGAGATGTGCCTTCCAGTTTATATGCGTTTCTCTTCTGCTTTTAACAGTCGTAAAGTGCAAATTCAGATACACATAACTTTATATTCATGGTGATACCAAAGTCATTTCTTTGTGAAACTTCAATGTTTCATGTAACTACAAACTTGTGAGTGTCCAATTTACAGTTTAATCAGGCACGGCATTAATGACTTTAGTTAACTTTAAAATATTGCTTCTATTGTTAAGGCCATTTGTGTTTGCTTAATCTAATATCCTTGTTTACTTTCATGCTTATTTAGAAACTACAACGTCATAAAGACAATTAACAGATGGGTTTCACATCCCAGTGACTATAAACTTTTAACTATACTCGCAtgcaaaagaaacgcaagtttcttttacccgatgaaaaattaaatttggtttcccaaaacaaaaatgcatttggtactttgtggagcatggtgtgttcttaacattttctgttgcgttttgtaaggttggtgtgaaaaccgaAAACGGATCGTagcaatacaccaatgcattgatgatgtggcattaaccgtggcaccgcggcggtgccacaaaaagtgtcactgcacagtggcattaaccgtggcacctcggcggtgccacaaaaagtgtcactgctcgctaccagtgccacaaatcggacctgctgtctctccacgcttaaaccaaattgagaggaaccaagccatcggacgtctgcaagctggagagtctgtccgcttcggtgaaggtcatcggtgctctgtgtggtgtatcgacgctggagacggtaaatggtggtgatgttgacattaaagtgacgggCAATGTCTCGGACAGACTTGTTCTTAGAGATGACCACAAAATGGTAGATGATCACTTTGTGCCACAACAGAGATCTGTTGTAACAGCTGTTTCGACTTTTAATTAACTTCACCTGGCAGTTTGACAACAAAATTTAcgaatgttttgttaaataaatatctCCACGCACCAGCCaaaagaaaaggcagaaattTGAGGAAGACACACCTGTATATCTAGTTTGTTTAAACAAAAGAAGGACAGGACGgtattttttcagaattttaagTTACAGCTAACAGCTAGCATTGAGCACTAATTAATTTTAACTGCGTGCTAGGTCCAGTCCTCGCACCACAGccagaacagaaagaaacagctaGCTTAGTCAACTGGCTGCCTTAGGAAAGCGCAAACTCACTATAGCAGTTACCTAAGAGCTCCAGTGGGAATGTATATTCATTATTAACGTTATTGTACGTATAAGTGTTATGCCAACAGTGTGTCACTGTCATACTAACAATGAATCCCCAAGTTTGAGTCAAATGTTCGTCTTGACTGACACTAACACAGCAAACCTAGCTAACAGTGGTAGTTAGCATTTCTCTCTAGAAGCCTTTTGTAGACTATAAACGAATACTATTCACCTAGTGAATTTGACCAGTACCTGTAGTCTGGAGAAATCCGCAAATTACAGGAGTTCGCAGCAGTGAAACAGTCAAACATCAGCTCCAACCTCCCGCAAAAACATTTGAGTAAAATCTGCACCGTTTCAGAATAAAAGTCATGCTTCGATTTGGACTTCGATATcacacagttttatttgtaaaagcttttattttgaaaacaactTGTATATCGGTCCTTCCCTTCACACATGTAATGTagaattaaatgtatttatgctcagttaaattaataataaattgcGTTAAAATATATACAACCCATTATCTATATTCTGTGAATTTAACAGTGGTCTCAAGGTCGCACTTTTGTGCCAAATAATTTACCACGGAACTCATGAACTACCTCGTTTTCCTGGGAAGAATTTGACCCAAACACCACATCAGACAAGCTGATGCAAGTTGAATGAGCGAGCTGTCAGCTGTGTGTGAAGACTATTGGACGGTATGCTGGCAAGCCACTATATGTAATCATAAATTTCAGAAGTTACGCTATTATCTAATGTAAACTGAGGTTTTgggcagttttctgaaatgcggcAGCGTTTATTAAGCCTAAATAGTTGGTAGTTTCAACCGATTAGCTAGCTCCACCAGGTTAGCTGTGGTATGTACACATATGGGAATATTCTCACCTGCTGTGGAAGGAGTTTCTGTAATCCTGAAGCCGAAGTTCTGTTGACATTATACTTAATGCCTGTCAGAACGTGTAACCCTAATTTCTATAATGTGTAT
This is a stretch of genomic DNA from Acanthochromis polyacanthus isolate Apoly-LR-REF ecotype Palm Island chromosome 1, KAUST_Apoly_ChrSc, whole genome shotgun sequence. It encodes these proteins:
- the wdr25 gene encoding WD repeat-containing protein 25 isoform X1; its protein translation is MSALVDYDDSESEDDSLDQREDRASAVHTVGCEQNQADVECNNSEVTPSPGSFAPDWTVLEYHGNTSERSSSSICPYPQPQNYTDLERKYCSVGAAEDKHFRDTAAPLSLPETQGKMAPLQSLPCMPQSSSDASNPAKRQLTASSGVRPYIPKRQRCATSVETVDLKYTAEQGLGNQTRESQILSNVSAKLKPYLTEKPSAAGIPRRPLMSLGGHQGPVNTVQWCPVPHLSHLLLSASMDKTFKVWDGAESGRCLRVYTCHSGAVRDACWTPCGRHLLTGSFDNTAVITDVETGQQAVKLDNQFKVMCVALHPSNPEVFLCGGYSSAVKAWDSRCCKVVKVYKAGIQQTLDILFLRGGVDLITSSDCVSRDSADRTLIAWDYQTTAKVSNQIYHERYTCPSLALHPLEDSFVAQTNGNYMAVFSSQQPYRMNKRRRFEGHKVEGYAVHCDFSLDGTILASGSSTGCAHFYDYHNACMLHTLHAHSQPCLSVSQHPVLPTTVATCDWTGEIKVWH